Proteins from a single region of Catellicoccus marimammalium M35/04/3:
- a CDS encoding MIP/aquaporin family protein, which translates to MEADFSLSVRVISEIIATALMVLIGNGSVANAELTGTKGHKTGWLLIAIGYGCAVMLPAMIFGGISGNHINPAFTIGLAVSGLFPWNEVLPYVCAQFLGAFIGQFLVYVGFKPFFDKTENSELVFAPFATTPAANSTWNGVFSEFVGSFILFFAALGITKAAFFQDNQGTAHFALGFLVLALVLSLGGLTGPALNPARDLAPRILHQVLPLKHKGSSHWDYAWVPVVMPILASIVAVALFKMLYM; encoded by the coding sequence ATGGAAGCAGATTTTTCATTATCTGTTCGTGTAATCTCTGAAATTATTGCTACAGCTTTAATGGTATTAATCGGAAATGGTTCTGTAGCAAACGCAGAATTAACAGGAACAAAAGGACATAAGACAGGTTGGTTATTAATCGCTATTGGTTATGGATGTGCGGTTATGTTACCAGCAATGATTTTTGGTGGTATTAGTGGGAACCATATCAATCCAGCCTTTACGATTGGATTAGCAGTAAGTGGTTTATTCCCATGGAACGAAGTATTACCTTATGTCTGCGCTCAATTTTTAGGTGCATTTATCGGACAATTCTTAGTTTATGTTGGTTTCAAACCATTCTTTGATAAAACAGAAAACTCAGAGTTAGTTTTTGCACCATTTGCAACAACTCCAGCTGCAAATAGCACTTGGAACGGTGTGTTCTCTGAATTTGTTGGATCATTTATCTTATTCTTTGCTGCTTTAGGAATTACTAAGGCTGCTTTCTTCCAAGATAATCAAGGAACTGCACACTTTGCGCTAGGATTTTTAGTTTTAGCTCTTGTTTTATCACTAGGTGGATTAACAGGTCCAGCGTTAAACCCTGCTCGTGACTTAGCTCCACGTATTTTACACCAAGTGTTACCTTTAAAACATAAAGGAAGTTCTCATTGGGATTATGCTTGGGTACCAGTAGTAATGCCAATTTTAGCAAGTATTGTTGCCGTAGCATTATTCAAAATGTTATATATGTAA
- a CDS encoding YfcC family protein, which produces MKKRSLKMPGAFTILFILTLLSILLTWFVPAGSYDKVSYQAESHDLLFVDSHGKEKNLPATQKTLDQLGLKIDIHQFTSGAIQKPVSIPNTYKRVKQKPESFLSFATDMVQGTIEAVDIMVFILVLGGMIGVVKASGAFESGLSALTKKTKGKEFLLIALVAILMALGGTFCGIEEEAVAFYPILVPIFIAMGYDSIICVGAIFLASSIGTCFSTINPFSAVIASNAAGINFTEGLNWRILGCAVATLFVLGYLYWYAKKIKANPEFSYSYEDREKFDAQWAVLDEDNVPVFTWKRKIILTLFVIAFPLMIWGVMKKGWWFPQMAASFLTLAIIMMLLVGLGKHSLSEKQVIDAFVNGASSLVGVSLIIGLARGINLILTKGYISDTILYEASKLVQGMNGTLFIIVLVFIFFILGFIVPSSSGLAVLAMPIFAPLAETVHIPRFAVVMAYQFGQYAMLFLAPTGLVMATLQMLDMRYSHWLRFVWPVVLFVLLFGTGLIITSLYF; this is translated from the coding sequence ATGAAAAAGAGAAGTTTAAAGATGCCGGGTGCTTTTACCATTTTGTTTATTTTAACGTTACTATCCATTTTGCTTACTTGGTTTGTCCCTGCTGGAAGCTATGATAAAGTCTCTTATCAAGCAGAAAGTCACGATTTATTGTTTGTTGATTCACACGGAAAAGAAAAAAACTTACCTGCCACACAAAAGACATTAGATCAACTAGGATTGAAAATTGATATTCATCAGTTCACTTCTGGTGCGATTCAAAAACCAGTCTCCATCCCTAATACTTATAAAAGAGTCAAACAAAAACCAGAAAGTTTTTTGTCCTTTGCTACAGATATGGTTCAAGGAACTATTGAAGCAGTAGATATTATGGTCTTTATTTTGGTTTTAGGAGGAATGATTGGAGTAGTAAAAGCCAGTGGAGCTTTTGAGTCTGGTCTTAGTGCACTAACAAAGAAAACAAAAGGAAAAGAATTTTTATTGATTGCCCTAGTAGCAATTTTAATGGCTCTTGGTGGAACTTTTTGTGGAATTGAAGAAGAAGCCGTTGCTTTTTATCCTATTTTAGTGCCAATTTTTATTGCAATGGGGTATGATTCAATCATTTGTGTTGGAGCAATCTTTTTAGCCAGTTCCATCGGGACATGTTTTTCAACCATTAACCCATTTTCAGCCGTGATTGCTTCTAATGCGGCAGGGATCAATTTTACAGAAGGGTTGAATTGGCGTATTTTAGGTTGTGCGGTTGCAACACTTTTTGTTCTTGGTTATTTATATTGGTATGCTAAAAAAATTAAGGCTAACCCTGAGTTTTCCTATTCTTATGAGGACCGAGAAAAATTCGATGCACAATGGGCAGTCTTAGATGAAGATAATGTTCCTGTATTTACTTGGAAAAGAAAAATTATTTTAACGCTTTTTGTAATCGCATTTCCTCTAATGATTTGGGGTGTGATGAAAAAAGGTTGGTGGTTCCCTCAAATGGCAGCGTCCTTTTTAACTTTGGCTATTATTATGATGCTCTTAGTTGGACTTGGAAAACATAGTTTGAGTGAAAAACAAGTGATTGATGCTTTTGTTAATGGCGCTTCTAGTTTAGTAGGAGTTTCTTTAATCATTGGGTTAGCTCGTGGTATCAATTTGATTTTAACAAAAGGCTATATTTCAGATACGATTCTATATGAAGCTTCTAAATTAGTTCAAGGAATGAATGGTACTTTATTTATCATCGTTTTAGTTTTTATCTTCTTTATTTTAGGATTTATTGTTCCTTCTTCTTCTGGATTGGCTGTTCTAGCAATGCCTATTTTTGCTCCTTTAGCAGAAACGGTTCATATTCCTCGCTTTGCTGTAGTAATGGCTTATCAATTTGGTCAATATGCAATGCTATTTTTAGCGCCAACAGGTCTTGTTATGGCGACATTACAAATGTTAGATATGCGTTATAGTCATTGGTTACGCTTTGTTTGGCCAGTTGTTCTTTTTGTTCTTCTTTTTGGTACAGGTTTAATCATTACGAGTTTATATTTCTAA
- the tadA gene encoding tRNA adenosine(34) deaminase TadA, with amino-acid sequence MEEREKEYWMEKALEEAQKAADKAEVPIGAIVVKEGEIIGRGHNLRETSHDATTHAEMLAIQEACKNLDNWRLEDCQLFVTLEPCPMCSGAILQSRIPEVYFGAYDPKGGTAGTFYQLLQDDRFNHCCDIVEGHICEEACQKQLQDFFRALRKRKKEEKRARQQQKDLL; translated from the coding sequence ATGGAAGAAAGAGAAAAAGAATATTGGATGGAAAAAGCGCTAGAAGAAGCGCAGAAAGCTGCAGATAAAGCGGAAGTTCCGATTGGCGCTATTGTGGTAAAAGAAGGAGAAATTATTGGTCGAGGTCATAATTTAAGAGAAACAAGTCATGATGCAACTACGCACGCAGAAATGTTAGCGATTCAAGAAGCTTGTAAAAATTTAGATAATTGGCGCTTGGAAGATTGTCAGTTATTTGTTACTTTAGAGCCTTGTCCGATGTGTAGTGGTGCGATTTTACAATCAAGGATTCCTGAAGTCTATTTTGGAGCCTATGATCCAAAAGGAGGGACTGCAGGTACCTTTTATCAATTATTACAAGATGACCGATTTAATCATTGTTGTGACATTGTTGAAGGACATATTTGTGAAGAGGCGTGTCAAAAACAACTGCAAGATTTTTTCCGTGCTTTGCGAAAAAGAAAAAAAGAAGAAAAAAGAGCTAGGCAACAACAAAAAGATTTGTTATAA